The Vibrio astriarenae genome contains a region encoding:
- a CDS encoding PilN domain-containing protein translates to MINSLIQRLNKKEVNEASSIAIIQPAAIYLLHSVKKEDKQISVSPVVDILPFEPSGWESTLFSALKAKSAQGRVDVILHSGLYQSYQIETPKLPKEEWPVALPFLLKELLTERVTEVVADAFALPTGNKAQAYVVRKFLVMQLVEGLSLIGCSLGRLTTEEEVWGESAGELGDFLLLQRSKGGQFRLSAYQQHQVVFQRTLRGVVAPVTGVASAALQVDSLALELQRSIDYLSSQVKGVSFHQLHVCCDEEQQQELIEALNERLSVKSLALTEEPTESGPILAKTASGLKRIQINLFPAHLKPKKAFFTLTNVVVSWGIAAVLLGAVYGAYSWQLSQLNSELTIVNQERATLTSQKTELNKQLEKHRPSSEKVAAVERLKKEVSAMKGALEVINNYDESQQIGYSGVMRSLSELGRNDISLSSIYVDQANLDLRGLARTASSVPNWVNQFKQEVSLVGRSFEQLNIGRNDDGIVTFELKTKKGQQ, encoded by the coding sequence ATGATAAATTCGCTAATTCAAAGATTGAATAAAAAAGAGGTCAATGAAGCGAGCTCAATCGCCATTATTCAGCCCGCTGCTATTTATCTTTTGCATTCAGTAAAAAAAGAAGACAAGCAAATCTCAGTATCGCCTGTCGTTGACATATTACCTTTTGAACCCTCCGGCTGGGAATCGACATTATTTTCAGCGTTAAAGGCGAAATCGGCGCAAGGACGAGTGGACGTCATCTTGCATTCTGGCTTGTATCAGTCGTATCAAATAGAAACGCCTAAGCTGCCTAAAGAAGAGTGGCCGGTTGCACTGCCTTTTCTTTTAAAAGAGCTGTTGACGGAACGCGTGACGGAAGTGGTCGCAGATGCTTTTGCTTTACCAACAGGCAATAAAGCTCAAGCCTATGTCGTGCGCAAATTTTTGGTGATGCAGTTAGTTGAGGGCTTATCTTTGATAGGCTGCTCGCTGGGCCGTTTGACGACAGAAGAAGAGGTCTGGGGTGAGTCTGCTGGTGAGCTTGGTGACTTCCTTTTGCTGCAGCGCAGTAAGGGCGGACAGTTCCGCTTGAGTGCTTATCAACAACATCAAGTCGTTTTCCAACGAACTCTGCGAGGTGTGGTCGCCCCCGTCACGGGTGTTGCTAGCGCTGCACTGCAAGTTGATAGTCTCGCGTTAGAGCTGCAGCGCTCCATTGACTATCTGAGCTCACAAGTGAAAGGCGTGTCATTTCATCAGCTTCATGTGTGCTGTGACGAAGAGCAGCAACAAGAGTTAATCGAAGCACTGAATGAGCGTTTGAGCGTTAAGAGCTTGGCCTTGACCGAGGAACCGACGGAGTCGGGGCCGATCCTGGCAAAAACCGCTTCGGGTCTAAAGCGCATACAAATAAACCTATTCCCAGCTCACCTTAAGCCAAAGAAAGCGTTTTTCACCTTGACCAACGTGGTGGTGAGTTGGGGGATCGCTGCTGTATTACTGGGAGCGGTTTATGGTGCTTACAGTTGGCAGTTGAGTCAGTTAAACAGCGAGCTGACGATTGTTAATCAAGAGCGAGCCACACTGACATCACAAAAAACGGAACTGAATAAGCAGCTTGAAAAGCACCGCCCATCCTCTGAAAAAGTCGCTGCGGTTGAGCGGCTAAAGAAAGAGGTATCAGCGATGAAAGGCGCGCTGGAGGTGATCAACAATTACGATGAATCACAACAAATTGGCTATTCCGGTGTTATGCGTTCGCTGTCGGAATTAGGGCGCAATGATATTTCACTGTCGAGCATCTATGTTGATCAAGCCAATCTTGACCTTAGAGGTTTAGCGCGAACCGCTTCTTCTGTCCCTAACTGGGTAAACCAGTTTAAACAAGAGGTCAGCTTGGTGGGCCGCAGCTTTGAGCAGTTGAATATTGGGCGCAATGACGATGGCATTGTCACCTTCGAGCTTAAAACCAAAAAAGGACAGCAGTAA